GCATGGTGAGTGTTTCCCAATAGGTATACACAGATTACAACTCACGTTCACATTTTGGGTCAGCACACAGTCGCTTGTCTGAGAGTACTCCACTCGATGCCCACGTCAAAGAGGGAAGACAGCAGATGGCCAGGGCGCTCAAGAGCAGCAAGTCACTCAGCAGAGGCTGCATTTTCGCTTTCTCGTTGCCCAGCCGCATTTTGCATTGTTTTAGGACTCGAATTAACAGGTGAATTTATCTTATAGCGCTGcagctttattttttgtgtataaAAATTTCGTTCACTTTCAGCTGAGTTGGCTTTTAGAGGTGGAGATACATCGACAAGAAAACCGATGTTTTACAAATCTTTGAAAACATCGATGATTGGTGGGAACTATCGATGTTTTTGTTATCATTTTAAATTAAGGTCGTtgataaaagaaaaaacaacaaccttaGGTTTTTAACaacaaatttatatattttttggtagTAGATTTAAATTTTACTGGTTTTTGAAATACAAGAGAAAGTAGCATTTTTTAGTAGGTTTTTGGTGCCTCACGAAAGGGTTTTGTACGAAATACGGTTCGGCCCCTCTGGCAACACTAAAATCACACCTGCTTTCACGGCTCCATCGgacgtaattttttttgaatgcaccaagtaaaataaatttaagccgcttcaataacaaaattataacgCCTTTAGTCCGCCGTTGGCAAATAAAATTCTGCGTGgtaaaataaaacgaaaggTGTGTGGTGTCTTGGGGAACAGCCCAGTGACCTTGAAAGTTGaagttttgttgttttgtgcGTCTCCAATCGAAACATAACGCGCAAATATGTAAACGCTTTTGCGATCCTGTGTATCGTCCGCAAGTGCCAAAACTTTGTGTTAAGCAtagcaaaataatatattatttctgGCAAGGTGTATGAAAAAGGTTTCCTCTGACATCATATTTTGGCGTTCAGAGAGAACACAGTAAAGAGAGCGCCAATGCACAGCCGTTTTATAAGATTCTATTGACTCTTACTGAAATGATTAACTTTAAATAGGcaacaattacaaaaaaaattaagttattaGATAGCATAGTGAAGTATAGATGCACATAAACCTTTTGTTTTGATTCTGtattgtgattttttttttatacaaattaagGGAGAGTGCAATGCTGTCATCTTGGCTAGTTTCTGGCTAGACTTTTTTAAAGAGCTCTTAACATATATATTCGGGAAGGCCATTAATAATACAATTTTCTGGATTGAAGCTTTATCATAACTGACCTTTATTAAAATAGCAGCggtaatatttttatgaatattaattcaaataatattactaaaaaggaaagaatttttagtttaataaatgtaaagtttgtttatttattatgtaGTTTGTAAAAGTTTTGGTCTAGCAATTAAGAGGGTTTCTAAGgcataattatattattatcaTAACTAAGGGTACCTATTTTTTagcatatttttaatatgtgtATCTTATATATTAGCGTTCGAACTGCCAACACTGAGAGAGAGTGCGTGGGTTGCCAGATAGGCAGACTCAGTCTGACGTAAAATATATACGGGaatatattgtattgtatAAGAACAAAAAACATAGATTAAATTCTCAGTTAGcacaaattttaaaagctaCTAAACTCCCAGTAACATTGTAACGATTTTTGGCTTAAATGTAGAGATCTAGGCATTTTCTGAAATAAAAGTGAACCAAAATAGTGATAATTAAAGAGTGCTTACAAAGTCAGTAGGTTCGGGTAATAACTCCAATCCAATAAGTTGATTAAGTCGATTAAAGCATTACTTTGCGACTGTCTGGCAACGTCAGTGGCTCGCCAGCATGAAAATGCGCAACTCGGTTTCTATCTTTTGCATTTTCAACGTCTTTCTGATCGGTTGCTGTTAGGTCGCGGATGCCTAAACAATTCAGTGCTGGCTGATAATTGGAGCACGGTTCGGTTAAGTGCTCGATAAAGCTCCACAGCCGACTAGCTCGGAAATCGGAAATCCTTTCGATCCAACAAATTGTACGGAATTGTGTAACAAAAAAGGTGCATAAAATGCGCCAAAGCAGTCTTGGCCATTAAATGGCAAAGTGGGggaaacacaaaataaaaagaaacagCATGTGCGTCAAGTGTGAACTGCGACATACAAAGTGTGAATGAAAAGTAGCAAACCCCATAGTAGATatcaaaatgttaaaaataatattaatgttAACTCCTGTGGCATCAACTTCGACAATAACAACTCTGTATGTAGAGACCAGTGGTTCCTCTGGCTTCTGGCTTCGATGGTCGGGCGTGACGTAATTTGTGTATTTATTCTAAAAACCGAAAATTCGAGGAAAAGCTAGCAAGAGCGTGCAATTGTTTGTCCCTTTCGGCTGCTTCTGTAATTACCAATTGCAATTTGCCTTTTAATTTGAGTTTTGCATGCAACAGGGCGCGTGCTATTCACAAAACTGATGCCTCCCCACCACCAGCCCACCGCCACAGCCCGTCCCTCTCGACGCAGCCACAGCAACAGCACACGCGTGAGAGAAAGGCAACCTGGTGTGGTAAACAAAAATGCGAAAAGTGCAGGCTAAAACGATAACAAACAACAATCGCAACTGCAAACAGTCtgaattcttttaattttttgttttttttttttggctcctCAAACCAAAACACACTAACAATTAggtaatgttttttatttcattcccTTTTGCGCTCTTCTTTCGCTCTTGTCGCTCTCTTCTTTACaatttccttttgttttgAAACATTACATTGCACAGTGGGATGAACTTCCTTAAACTAACTTTCTCTAGGgagtaattaataaaaatacgtGTGAGtttgattattatttggtTGGAATTCCATTCATAAGTAGCTTGAAGGCAATGTCCTCATAgtcataaaaaaatgttatatgcatatggcTCATTAAATTTTGCTATTTAAGATATTTATCAccagaaattattaaaaaattaaattcccaAAATGTTATCATTCGTTATGGGGTTGCTGCGGCTGTGTGCGTGTGCTGTTGGTTCCACTGTGCGTTCGTCGGTGGAAATTTTTGAGCGGAAaatttttagtgttttataaattttaccCCCTGATTACGGCCTCAAACGGTGGCCGATGCGTTTGTCAAATCGAACAGAACTACTGTATCGTCAAGATTGTGGAAGAATTTAATCCTTTTTCTAaacaagttttgttttttttttaactaaaaagtCTTTAAATAGGTCATAATAttgataaaatataaataaaaacaaacaaaaaaaaacaacacccGAAAATGTAAACGGTAAGCGCACGAACGAGAGAAGCACAAAAATCAGAAACCAAACACAAGAgcataacaaaacaaaaagaaaaaaagagtgtaaataaacaaaaaacaaaaaaaagtgaattaaatgctaaaaattaaataaaaaaaccaagtTGGAGCGATTAGAAGATACTTGCAGAGGAACGAACCCATTGAAACGAAAGCGGCAACCAAGAACGCTTAGCAACAATGTTGCACAGCAATTACGACAATGCACAgtcaacaacagcaacaacaacaacaccagcagctacagcaacaacaccagcCAGTGCAAAGGCAATAGATGGTGCTGTGTCGCCACTAGCCGTCGCAGTCGCAGCCGCCGAGGGTCAGACGGTGACGGGAATCGTGGCATCAGCGGATCTAGCACCGTCAGCTGTGCCCGAACGGTCGGAATTATCAGAAACAGCTGAtgcggcggcggctgctgcttctgctactggtgctggtgctgtcGTGGGTGCCGCGTCAGAGGTGCCGCCTGCATTCGATGCCCAGATGCGAACGCAGCAACGACAAAAGATTAAGAGCTACCACGATGCCAAACAGACGGCGGTGTGGCGGACCGATTCCCTGGCCTCCACTTCCAGTCCGGACTTTGCAGCTGCCGCCGCTGGGGGTGGTGTCGGAATAGGACCAGGACGTGTCCAGGGTCCAAATGTATGTGTGGGTCTTCCTATGCGGAGCATCATTCTGTCAACGGCACCGAGTCTACTGCAGCGAAAGTCCTCGGATAGCTCGCTGGCGGCTAGCTCCATACCGCGACGAGTATCCTTTCCGGAGAATGAGTTGGTGACAGGTTACCTGGAGCCGGCTAATCCCTGGAAGCAAGGTGAGTGCAAGTTCTTTTATCAGTATTAGATATTAAAGCACTAGGCAGGTACTACCATAAGTAGAGAAATACGTATAGATCTAGTTTTGTATCTTCCGGATTTGAAGTATTCATTAGGTTGGTCCGTGCTTGGGATCTTATCGAGTGTGTCTACTACACGGAAGTGTAAGTTCCGCCTGAAACACTTCCTGAAAATGAATACAAATCGAttagatatatacatatatctgtgAAAGGATTCTCGATACCTGTCTGCCAATTGAAATGCAACCAAGAGCAACTATCAATAGATGTGCATAGAAGAGAATTTACAGAAGAATTCTTCCGAGTGCCGCCAAGTCGCTAAAATGcgcaaaatatttatttgggaTGGCGGCGGTGCAGCCAATAAATGCGTACTATAGAAATATAGTAATTCAGATACAATTCTTACTTGAGATACAAATTATCGGCAAAAAtaagatgtattttttataaacttatAGCCCATTTATAGGCCATTTCGTTTAATTACCTTATTATGCAGTTGTTTACCTGGTCTGgctattgtattttttttttaattccatattcCCCTCAAAATGATGTCTATTattgcttttgagttccctttgattttgttatttgttattttcacGTCAGCGATAACAGGGAAATAGCTGATAAGATACGGTTATACGGTTaggttcgttttttttttctttttccgtTTTTGGAGAGAACTTACTCTCCCCCACTGGCTCTTCAcatgttttattattattttatttaattacctTATATACCTTATTTTAGCCGGCATTGCTTTTGCCCAGCTTCGCTTTAGCTTTGCCTTGGACGCCAATCGTGGGGTTTGCTTTGTGCTCGACATTCGTCTCGATTGGTTTGTGAATTTGATCAAacgattgttttttttttgtcaccaTTATTATTTAGCTCACAAACTCTCaagaacatacatacatatgtaaatgacatatatatatatgtatttttatttgtctTGTACAATTATTTGTTTACTTCGATTCCTTCCTTGCCTTTGTTTGTGTCTTTGTGTTTGTATTTGCTGGCCGATTTctgcttttgctttgctttccTCTCTCTCTGTGTAGGTGTGTGATGTCATCGATGTCAGACAAAAGCACAAAAGTCCCGCAAAAGAAGACATTTTTGACAGACAGACTGACGGGctattatacatacatttgtgtaaataaaagtatatcttACATACATGATGTACATTGTACATAGTTAGTACATGTAATGCTTTCTTAGCTGATATTCGGCTTTTAATCCAATCTTAATCAGAGAGATAACAACTAGAACAACAACACATGCTTCGCAAAATGTCACGAGCTCGATTAGTGCTTATTGGCGAGGtatgtaattaatttatgcaatTCTATAACAAAgcacaacaaaagcaacagtaagctgaacaaaaaaactaattacGACGGATAAAAACCGAGTAAATATGAGTAAGCGTTTTCGTAAATAAAGCAAATGTTTGCATTTAGCTGAAATGTCACTTGGTCTCGCCTCCAATACTTAATTACAGTTCCTTAGTCAGGTTAGTTTATTGGTTTATTTATCTACATACATACCTGGCTAGAGAACTCCAGACACTTACCATTGCCGAAAAATTAAGTTTCTACCAGCTACCAGCATAGCTAGAAATTTTTGACAAACGGCCCACTGTCATGACAGTCGATTCGTTAATTCAAGTCAATGGCAGCAGCAGGTTGATACCCACAATCAGATAAGAACACGACACCTTTCTAAAGTGGAATTGACGTTGTTTGAGAACATAACCATTTTAGTTACTTTATAAGGTGAATTggggtttttatttaaagaaagaaCAGGAAAAATATTAGTTGTGGggaagctataagatatagtcaggagatccttataaaattttatagaaaaaataaggtgACTTAAAGAGACATCTATAGAGAGGTAGGACCTGCTACCTTTAAAAACTTCAAAGTTATGATAATTACTATCCTTTAGTTACATGGTAGCTATAGGTAATAGTCGGGCGATTCTTATTAAACTTGGTGGAACATATTATTTGAGTTTAAAAGGCATCTATAGAAAGTCTGTaccttctatctttaaaaacaccaatgTTATGATCCTTTCTATCCTTAAGTTATATGGAATCTATAAGATGTACTTGGGCGATCCTTATTAAATTTCATAGAACAGATCAATAAAAAGTCTGTACCTTctgtctttaaaaataccaaagttatgaCCCTTCCGATCCTTCAGTTATACGACAGCTGTGGTATATAGTCCTCCGATCGCATcctttccgacttatatacatCCAACTGTAGCAATGAGTAAATGTCCAAAGTTTTAACTAAATacctttaaaactaagaggcTAGGACGTAAACGGACAGGAAAATATCATCTCAGGAGCTAGTCCCGTAGGATTGCAGATATAACACTCTCATATGATTTATTTCGCTATTCCAAGGCGAAGTTAGTCTAGTTTATGGTAGAAACATAGCTCTGTATCTGATACCAACTCCCAGTGGAAAATAAATGCACTCATAAAACAAATGGCAAATGGCGAGAACAAGTTTCCGACATTGTAAATGTTTAGCACCAAATTAACAGCAATTAAttgaatcatttttttttttttcattttcgttcTCTGGCTTTCGTTCTGAGCTGTCTTGGAAGCAGAAGCGACCCAAAAGGCACAAAAATCaatagaataataaaaaattaaaaagccaTTTAATAGGCATAGTCGTCGTGGCCTGGACAGCAGGCGGCGGCATCACGCGATTCTACAATGTTTATGCCGCGAACTTAGTCATTTTTATCTACTCAATCGATAGACTGACAAACGCCGTCTAATCGTCAGAATTCGCGCACTTCTATTTTCGAATATCGATCATAGTTGGCTCTACTATTGAAAATAAACACggattataattataatttgtgCCTTAATTGGCAGCTCTTCAGGTTGAatcccaaaataaaaacaagtcAACATGATATAGGAGATATAATTTTGGgaaatttttctataaaattctCAGGTGGGCTCTTGTTTATTTAGTTTCTGTCTCGCCCCAAATGAAATCATCAAAAATAGATGAGAAAATATGGTAAATAGTTATCTGGTATGGTTCCAAAAAGATTACACGGCATTTATCAGCTCCCAAAATACTCCCAAAATAGTTGTTGATGtttttctgttatttttttgctattcagacttttgtttatttagatTAGAAGAGCTTGTTTACTGGCTTTTTAGAGACTTCCTGCTTGAGAGCTGCCTCCCATCCatcaaaacttaaatattaaatggcAATTAATTGCTTAAATATGTTGCCAACTTTCCTCAAAGAGAAACGTCAAGCACGGTCGTCACATTGTCTGCCCGGTTCGTGTGATATTCGCCATAATTCAGATTTTTGAATTATTCTACTCAACGCTAATGAATCACTTAACAGATGTTGAGTCTCAAGGGGAGAGCTCCGAACTATCATATAGATGaggaaaaacttttgaaatctagccaaaaaattcaaaattctctttggtttttggtttgcGGCGGCATCTTCTTTGTTAGCATCCTTGTGGCAGATCTAAAACGAATCGTTTAATTGCCTTTAACACCGATGTGACTAGATAATGCAATGATAGATTCATTTGTTTACGTTCTTACGTTCATAAGAGGTGCAAGAACTATTTATATAGAAAGAGGTGCTCTTGGCATTTGGCAGTGTATCCTAAGGTTCCCGAAATATTTCTCAAATTAGAGACTTTGTGGTTTCTAAACTTAGTTCCCTCATATACATATGATAGCCAGACGTTCCAAGATGAGTTGCAAATTACAAGTTCACGACTTCATgtcatcaaaaaaaaaataacaaatcgtTTGGAAATTGCCGCCGCAATTTcatttacttttttgtttggaCTTGTGTCGAGGCCGGCAATTGTTGATGATGATAATAGGTCTGGGGGTTCTTAATGGAAGCGGGTGAAGTGGGCAACACTCGCACGCGCCATAAGTTCTAGTTATTTCTCATATTTGACCATATATTTGGCCAAACATTTGTTGCTTGATTGGGACTCGAGTTTATTGACTCGACGACGACCATATAATTAGAGATGAGTCTAATGCGGAAATTagtcatatttttaataaagcttGAACTTATTTTACAGTCTACCTCGTGAAGAACAATGCCGATGTGGTGGACCAGTATGTGCAGTCGTGTCAGAAACACAACACCCAGCCCATCAAGAACGTAATGGACCAACTAAGGAACCTGGACCTGCACCAGGCGAGGCAACCTCTACTCTCGCTGAAAGAAATCCAACTGGCGGCCAATGATTGCGAAGCCCTCGAGGAGATATTCAAGAGGGTGAGTAGGACACATGGTCCCATATCCTATCCAAGGCTTACTAAAAGTGGATCCTTACAGGTACAATATAAGTGCATCGATTTGTCCGACTGCACGCTGGACGAGAACTGTCTGACGGCACTCTTCCAGATGATCGAGTACTATGAGGCCGCCAACGAGCTGGACATATCCTACAACAAGGAGCAGATGACGAAGCGCTGCTGGGAGCTGTGCGCCTATATGGTGGGCCGCAGCCAGGAGTTGCATTCCTTGAATGCCGAGTGCAACCAGATCACAAAACTAGGTGCTGTCAGTCTGGGTCATGCCCTGGGAACCTCCAACCTGCACACCCTCAAGCTGGAACACTGCGGTCTGAGTGGCCAGCCGCTCATCAATCTTTGTAAGTTGGATCCACATGTTTTGTGTCACTAACCCTGCAGTATCGGACTATCTGTTTCAGGCCGTGGTCTGAACCACAACAAAATGCTCAAGGAGCTATGGATGGGATACAATGATCTGGACTGTGTGGATGCGCAGCACATAGCCGACATGCTGCGCTTCAACCACAGCATGGAACTCATAgacatcagcaacaacaacatacgCAACGAGGGAGTCATGTACCTGGTGCAGGCACTCGTCCTGCAGTCCACCGAGTTGGAACGCCGGATGGGTGCCCTGAAGCGCACTCGAGCCATCGAGGTGGACGAATCCACATCGCCCGTTGAGACCGAACCCCCCACAGTAATACCGGAATCGGTCCACTCTAGCTCCAGTCCCGAGAAAGATGATGTCGATAAGGAATCGTCCCTGCGGACAACTGTTCCATCGTGCCCCGAGGCCTTGCCAGAGGAGGAAGCCGCGGATGAGTCGGTCGTGCCTGTGCTAGTGGACTTGGATAACGATAATGACGACGACAATACGGAGGACACCGTGCGCATCGTGAAGAACTCCGGTACCAATGGCGGCAGCGGACAGTCCATGCTGGACAAACTGCTCTCGATGAATAGTGACAGTAGCAGCGAGGAGGCGCCCTCGAACATATCCACCGATACCTTGGCTGCCTGTTGCTCCGAAGATATCAGTGAGATCAGCAACGAGATCTTCGATATAACGGCAACCAAACAGCCGCCAACAGAATCAGTAAAGGAAACCAGTCCGGCGGAGGGTTCTACCACTCAGTCGGAGGTTGATACAGCGCCGAGTGCAGAGACACTAACGTCTACTGTGCCCGTGTCCGAGGAGCCGCTGTCTCCagcgcaacaacaacagcacagTTCCCAAAATGAACGCAACTTATGTGGTAAGTATCTACCCTTTCCCTTCTTGGTCATTGGAATTGGAGTATATGCCTCTTGATGCAATTTTCCAGATATTACTCCTTCAACAGAGGCTAAAACCGTTGAACCCAATGAATCCTGTGTACAGAACAACATcattaacaacaacaacaataacaaccaAGCCCACAACAACACctacaacaataacaacgTACCATCGCCGACGGGAGCCGAAGCCGGAGCTGTATCCACCCTAGCTGTAGTGGATGCGCCACCAACCGTAGAAATTGCATCCAACCGGGGCTCTCCACCAGCGGCCATTTTCGAAGTGACGGCGGAGGAGAGTGACTGCATCAACGGTAGCGGAGCGGGAGCCAGCGGGTCACGGCCGCTGGACGTGAACAAGAACGCCAAGGTGGGCGACGACTTCGAGGACACGCACAGCACGGACTCGGCATTCGAAAGCGCCTCAGAGGGCGACATTAGTCGCAATCTGCCGGATGAGTTCAGTCGGCTGTCGGTTTCATTGGAGAGCACGCGGCTCGACTTGGGTGGCATTGAGACGGGGACCATTGCCAGCGAGTCCACCGAATGCCTGATCCTCGGCACTACGCCGACAAAGGCGGATGAACCGGAGGTGTTTTCGCCGCCTAAAGTCACCATTTCCGAAGAGTCGCTGTTGGTGGACAAAGATCTGAGTCCCGGGCCCTTTTCCTGTCCCAGCCCAGCGCCGACGCCACCTCCGCCTTCAACGTCGCCGGGTGGGGCGAGTATCGGGCTGAGACGCACGGAGTCGAGTTGCGCCTACCTCAACCAGTCGACGCGTAACCGATCCCAGAGCTCCGACAGCCTGTGCAGTGAGACATCGCAGGATAGCTCCACGGCAGcccccgccgccgccgccaacGATCCCAAGTTCGCCGAGAAGCTGACCAAGAACGACACCTTGTCGCGGCGCCAGCAGGCGGACTGCACGCTGGAGGCCATACGATCGCCCAGTGGACTGAAGGCCCTCACCGTTTGGAACAACAACCTGACCAAGGACTGCGCCAATGCTGTGTCCGAGCTGCTGCAAAAGACCATATCGCTGGAGTTGCTCAACATTGGCAAGAACTGTCTGTCCAACGATTTTGTGGCCACCATCAAGGACAGTCTCACGAAAAACACAACGCTGACCACTCTGGGTCTGCAGAGCGCCCACCTAAGCGCCAAGGGCATCGAGACGCTGGCCTCCATCCTGACATTCGGCGGCAACAGCAAGCTCCAGCGCATCGACATTCGAGACAATAAACTAGAGGTGGAAAGTCTGAACATAATCGCCGAGGTCCTCAAGTCCAACAAGACGCTCACCCAGATCGACATCAACGACGAGCCCAAGCGACTGACGGTAAGTTATGGTCGTCTGTCAGGGAAGAGTCTGTCATTGTCATTGCCATTGCTCATTGCCCAGGAGACCATAAGTCCTCATCAACATGTTGTTGCATCTCGATGCCACTGTAGAAGTTCAGTTAATGTTCAGTATTATAAAAGTTAGTAAGAGTTTATAGTTTAAGAGTTTATAGTTATAGTTGTTAATGTTTATAAATTGTGTAACAAAAAAGTTACTATAACTTGTTTATCGCAAGTGGAACAAAGAACATAAACAAGTCCTTGATAAGATCTGTTTTTCATCCACAAGATTTCTTTTGAGGTATTTCACATTTTATCAAGGACTTCTGAAGCTACGGCTTGCCGAAGCTAATGCCTCATCGTTGCCATGACTTAATGCGATTACGATTTTGGATGGCTTTATGTTGGGAGCATGATGGCGttgatatttgatttttttaattgaaacgtTTTCATTTGTGGTCATTTGTGTGGTTGTTGCCTCTCTCATCTCCGTTAAAGTTGCCCATAGTGCCGATAGTAAATGTTATACCGCCATCGCCATTGCCCCAGGATAGCGTAAGTAAACCCCTCACTCAATTAGCTCTTCCCCTTCTGCTGCTGTACTCTCTGTACTGTCCACTGTCCACTGTCAACGCTTGGCTTGCAACTGATAACATCGCTAATAGCCTAAATAGCCTAATCGCTAATCGCAAACGCCACACGCACTCCGCTCGCCTTTTATTCGTCCTTACCGCGGCCTAAACACGAGCTAACCTAGCGCACTAGAAGCTTACTTGTCTTGGGAATCTAGTGCTGGGTGTGCTCCCCTCGATGAACAATAGCAGTTTCACACTCACTGCCACAACCATCTTGGTGGATACTTGAGTGAACAACTC
This region of Drosophila bipectinata strain 14024-0381.07 chromosome 2L, DbipHiC1v2, whole genome shotgun sequence genomic DNA includes:
- the LOC108124464 gene encoding uncharacterized protein isoform X1, which produces MLHSNYDNAQSTTATTTTPAATATTPASAKAIDGAVSPLAVAVAAAEGQTVTGIVASADLAPSAVPERSELSETADAAAAAASATGAGAVVGAASEVPPAFDAQMRTQQRQKIKSYHDAKQTAVWRTDSLASTSSPDFAAAAAGGGVGIGPGRVQGPNVCVGLPMRSIILSTAPSLLQRKSSDSSLAASSIPRRVSFPENELVTGYLEPANPWKQVYLVKNNADVVDQYVQSCQKHNTQPIKNVMDQLRNLDLHQARQPLLSLKEIQLAANDCEALEEIFKRVQYKCIDLSDCTLDENCLTALFQMIEYYEAANELDISYNKEQMTKRCWELCAYMVGRSQELHSLNAECNQITKLGAVSLGHALGTSNLHTLKLEHCGLSGQPLINLCRGLNHNKMLKELWMGYNDLDCVDAQHIADMLRFNHSMELIDISNNNIRNEGVMYLVQALVLQSTELERRMGALKRTRAIEVDESTSPVETEPPTVIPESVHSSSSPEKDDVDKESSLRTTVPSCPEALPEEEAADESVVPVLVDLDNDNDDDNTEDTVRIVKNSGTNGGSGQSMLDKLLSMNSDSSSEEAPSNISTDTLAACCSEDISEISNEIFDITATKQPPTESVKETSPAEGSTTQSEVDTAPSAETLTSTVPVSEEPLSPAQQQQHSSQNERNLCDITPSTEAKTVEPNESCVQNNIINNNNNNNQAHNNTYNNNNVPSPTGAEAGAVSTLAVVDAPPTVEIASNRGSPPAAIFEVTAEESDCINGSGAGASGSRPLDVNKNAKVGDDFEDTHSTDSAFESASEGDISRNLPDEFSRLSVSLESTRLDLGGIETGTIASESTECLILGTTPTKADEPEVFSPPKVTISEESLLVDKDLSPGPFSCPSPAPTPPPPSTSPGGASIGLRRTESSCAYLNQSTRNRSQSSDSLCSETSQDSSTAAPAAAANDPKFAEKLTKNDTLSRRQQADCTLEAIRSPSGLKALTVWNNNLTKDCANAVSELLQKTISLELLNIGKNCLSNDFVATIKDSLTKNTTLTTLGLQSAHLSAKGIETLASILTFGGNSKLQRIDIRDNKLEVESLNIIAEVLKSNKTLTQIDINDEPKRLTLPIVPIVNVIPPSPLPQDSIGSDAHLDYTRVLGTVRSLCSRNEKRQAQELADRSANVGGGGSSAGGSFPGSRCRGGYYLGSRKISLTCHSRPFVDAVTGTVIAKPAANATASAAATATPTPAALLEVKRKGGSRLRSPGPSPPTVSPSSSPNRNRFHVSRVPEVASPLMSPLAQPPLPHAPHTPRSASSCMSIPTIAGSPGGSQSSLNTVGALPTSSSLPAMASVTSSAQTIKRLSVSPRSRFHVSRIYEDPQVPMANRQLPPITPHTPPLDLPPTPMLKSARKAVQLTEAVEAAAAAVPASSVVILEPSDPHGDTLDNSTKADEAAGQKLLNNSPTLSSSSSTSPGSSNSSGSSNGTSSITSTDSIISGAEAHPPPLLTCPLAVFGENDIPWTKEGAAGVAGQVDPVLEAKPASEPAPPAEPIPNPPVPARKTSWIANPSAVDKLLTIFNTGNIFQRSSSPESRASQVSASAVTNNSQNGGTATSGGATGGDGCSAVPNPTLSTARKISPASWTSLTGSNISNSSQNAASNVDTGSSSILETASRQLRDFSKQVFRQNISFNNSGDATSSGTVAPLEGISTATSSSSSTESPSPPECNAAHMPSSLKRQLKENISPEHTINEETLHTLQKLSRAEDVALKAEAAAELGDIEIVMHSEVVDCRLPEEKQEEQEEAAQSLV
- the LOC108124464 gene encoding serine-rich adhesin for platelets isoform X2, with product MLHSNYDNAQSTTATTTTPAATATTPASAKAIDGAVSPLAVAVAAAEGQTVTGIVASADLAPSAVPERSELSETADAAAAAASATGAGAVVGAASEVPPAFDAQMRTQQRQKIKSYHDAKQTAVWRTDSLASTSSPDFAAAAAGGGVGIGPGRVQGPNVCVGLPMRSIILSTAPSLLQRKSSDSSLAASSIPRRVSFPENELVTGYLEPANPWKQVYLVKNNADVVDQYVQSCQKHNTQPIKNVMDQLRNLDLHQARQPLLSLKEIQLAANDCEALEEIFKRVQYKCIDLSDCTLDENCLTALFQMIEYYEAANELDISYNKEQMTKRCWELCAYMVGRSQELHSLNAECNQITKLGAVSLGHALGTSNLHTLKLEHCGLSGQPLINLCRGLNHNKMLKELWMGYNDLDCVDAQHIADMLRFNHSMELIDISNNNIRNEGVMYLVQALVLQSTELERRMGALKRTRAIEVDESTSPVETEPPTVIPESVHSSSSPEKDDVDKESSLRTTVPSCPEALPEEEAADESVVPVLVDLDNDNDDDNTEDTVRIVKNSGTNGGSGQSMLDKLLSMNSDSSSEEAPSNISTDTLAACCSEDISEISNEIFDITATKQPPTESVKETSPAEGSTTQSEVDTAPSAETLTSTVPVSEEPLSPAQQQQHSSQNERNLCDITPSTEAKTVEPNESCVQNNIINNNNNNNQAHNNTYNNNNVPSPTGAEAGAVSTLAVVDAPPTVEIASNRGSPPAAIFEVTAEESDCINGSGAGASGSRPLDVNKNAKVGDDFEDTHSTDSAFESASEGDISRNLPDEFSRLSVSLESTRLDLGGIETGTIASESTECLILGTTPTKADEPEVFSPPKVTISEESLLVDKDLSPGPFSCPSPAPTPPPPSTSPGGASIGLRRTESSCAYLNQSTRNRSQSSDSLCSETSQDSSTAAPAAAANDPKFAEKLTKNDTLSRRQQADCTLEAIRSPSGLKALTVWNNNLTKDCANAVSELLQKTISLELLNIGKNCLSNDFVATIKDSLTKNTTLTTLGLQSAHLSAKGIETLASILTFGGNSKLQRIDIRDNKLEVESLNIIAEVLKSNKTLTQIDINDEPKRLTIGSDAHLDYTRVLGTVRSLCSRNEKRQAQELADRSANVGGGGSSAGGSFPGSRCRGGYYLGSRKISLTCHSRPFVDAVTGTVIAKPAANATASAAATATPTPAALLEVKRKGGSRLRSPGPSPPTVSPSSSPNRNRFHVSRVPEVASPLMSPLAQPPLPHAPHTPRSASSCMSIPTIAGSPGGSQSSLNTVGALPTSSSLPAMASVTSSAQTIKRLSVSPRSRFHVSRIYEDPQVPMANRQLPPITPHTPPLDLPPTPMLKSARKAVQLTEAVEAAAAAVPASSVVILEPSDPHGDTLDNSTKADEAAGQKLLNNSPTLSSSSSTSPGSSNSSGSSNGTSSITSTDSIISGAEAHPPPLLTCPLAVFGENDIPWTKEGAAGVAGQVDPVLEAKPASEPAPPAEPIPNPPVPARKTSWIANPSAVDKLLTIFNTGNIFQRSSSPESRASQVSASAVTNNSQNGGTATSGGATGGDGCSAVPNPTLSTARKISPASWTSLTGSNISNSSQNAASNVDTGSSSILETASRQLRDFSKQVFRQNISFNNSGDATSSGTVAPLEGISTATSSSSSTESPSPPECNAAHMPSSLKRQLKENISPEHTINEETLHTLQKLSRAEDVALKAEAAAELGDIEIVMHSEVVDCRLPEEKQEEQEEAAQSLV